One part of the Ziziphus jujuba cultivar Dongzao chromosome 2, ASM3175591v1 genome encodes these proteins:
- the LOC107417991 gene encoding agamous-like MADS-box protein MADS3 isoform X1 has product MGRGKVELKRIENPTTRQVTFSKRRNGLLKKAFELSILCDAEIALLIFSPAGKVYQYASHDMDRIIGRYRREVGLPESDSLRCRTVEFWRNEIEETKRTTENLERRLRHLSGEDLLRLGMKELKQLERQLKIGVERIRSKKRRMFTEHINLLKRRVCFINEKENIRYSHRDLQEENTRLHKEVKLLDDQLHDSAAAASASATSGLILGSVNAFPSFLLG; this is encoded by the exons atgggGAGAGGAAAAGTGGAGCTGAAAAGAATAGAGAACCCAACAACCAGGCAGGTGACCTTCTCAAAGAGAAGAAATGGGCTTCTGAAAAAAGCTTTCGAGCTCTCGATCCTCTGTGATGCTGAAATTGCCCTTCTCATCTTCTCTCCAGCTGGAAAGGTTTACCAATATGCTAGCCATGA CATGGATAGGATTATTGGGAGGTATAGGAGAGAAGTTGGACTGCCTGAATCTGATAGCCTGCGCTGTAGAACCGTGGag TTTTGGAGGAATGAAATTGAAGAGACCAAAAGAACAACGGAAAACTTGGAAAGAAGACTGAG GCACTTAAGCGGTGAAGATCTATTAAGGTTGGGAATGAAAGAGTTAAAACAGCTCGAACGACAATTGAAGATTGGGGTTGAACGCATCCGTTCCAAAAAG AGAAGGATGTTCACAGAGCACATCAACTTGCTGAAAAGGAGGGTGtgttttattaatgaaaaagagAATATTAGATACTCA CATAGAGACTTGCAAGAGGAGAACACACGACTCCATAAAGAA GTTAAGTTGCTTGATGATCAACTGCATGATTCTGCTGCTGCCGCTTCTGCTTCTGCAACCTCAGGATTAATTTTGGGATCAGTTAATGCATTTCCAAG CTTTCTTCTGGGTTGA
- the LOC107418005 gene encoding gamma carbonic anhydrase-like 2, mitochondrial: MAALARISRKALGSYGLSAQQNILHRGFSAEAAKAIRPSEDRVRWDYRGQRKIIPLGQWVPKVAVDAYVAPNVVLAGQVTVCDGASVWPGSVLRGDLNKITVGFCSNVQERCVIHAAWSSPTGLPAETTIERFVTVGAYSLLRSCTIEPECIIGQHSILMEGSLVETHSILEAGSVVPPGRRIPTGELWAGNPARFVRALTHEETVEIPKLAVAINDLSKEHFSEFLPYSTIYLEVEKFKKSLGVSI, encoded by the exons ATGGCGGCTCTGGCTCGCATCTCGAGGAAAGCTCTAGGCTCGTACGGACTCTCAGCTCAACAAAACATCCTCCATCGCGGATTCTCGGCGGAAGCCGCGAAGGCCATAAGGCCGTCGGAGGATCGGGTGAGATGGGACTACCGAGGCCAGAGGAAGATAATTCCGCTGGGGCAGTGGGTCCCTAAGGTGGCCGTCGATGCCTACGTGGCGCCGAACGTCGTCTTGGCCGGTCAGGTCACCGTCTGCGATGGTGCTTCCGTTTGGCCCGGTTCGGTTCTCCGTGGCGATCTCAACAAGATCACCGTTGGCTTTTGCTCTAACGTCCAGGAGCGCTGTGTCATTCATGCCGCTTGGTCTTCTCCCACAG GTCTTCCTGCAGAGACAACCATTGAGAGGTTTGTGACAGTTGGTGCATACAGTCTCTTGCGGTCCTGCACAATTGAGCCAGAGTGCATTATCGGGCAGCACTCAATTCTCATGGAAGGTTCGTTAGTTGAGACCCACTCTATCCTAGAAGCTGGATCTGTGGTTCCTCCAGGAAGGCGAATTCCAACTGGTGAACTTTGGGCAGGAAATCCAGCAAGGTTTGTCCGAGCTCTTACACATGAAGAGACTGTAGAGATACCGAAACTAGCCGTTGCAATAAATGATCTGAGCAAAGAACACTTCTCAGAGTTCCTCCCATACTCCACAATATATTTGGAGGTTGAAAAGTTCAAGAAATCCTTGGGAGTATCAATTTGA
- the LOC107417991 gene encoding truncated transcription factor CAULIFLOWER D isoform X6: protein MGRGKVELKRIENPTTRQVTFSKRRNGLLKKAFELSILCDAEIALLIFSPAGKVYQYASHDMDRIIGRYRREVGLPESDSLRCRTVEFWRNEIEETKRTTENLERRLRHLSGEDLLRLGMKELKQLERQLKIGVERIRSKKHRDLQEENTRLHKELLDDQLHDSAAAASASATSGLILGSVNAFPSFLLG, encoded by the exons atgggGAGAGGAAAAGTGGAGCTGAAAAGAATAGAGAACCCAACAACCAGGCAGGTGACCTTCTCAAAGAGAAGAAATGGGCTTCTGAAAAAAGCTTTCGAGCTCTCGATCCTCTGTGATGCTGAAATTGCCCTTCTCATCTTCTCTCCAGCTGGAAAGGTTTACCAATATGCTAGCCATGA CATGGATAGGATTATTGGGAGGTATAGGAGAGAAGTTGGACTGCCTGAATCTGATAGCCTGCGCTGTAGAACCGTGGag TTTTGGAGGAATGAAATTGAAGAGACCAAAAGAACAACGGAAAACTTGGAAAGAAGACTGAG GCACTTAAGCGGTGAAGATCTATTAAGGTTGGGAATGAAAGAGTTAAAACAGCTCGAACGACAATTGAAGATTGGGGTTGAACGCATCCGTTCCAAAAAG CATAGAGACTTGCAAGAGGAGAACACACGACTCCATAAAGAA TTGCTTGATGATCAACTGCATGATTCTGCTGCTGCCGCTTCTGCTTCTGCAACCTCAGGATTAATTTTGGGATCAGTTAATGCATTTCCAAG CTTTCTTCTGGGTTGA
- the LOC107418011 gene encoding uncharacterized protein LOC107418011: MADWGPVIIAVLLFVLLSPGLLVQIPAGKGKIVEFGNMQTSGASIFVHAIIYFCLITIFLIVIGVHVYTG, translated from the coding sequence ATGGCAGATTGGGGACCAGTAATCATAGCAGTGTTGCTATTTGTGCTGCTGAGTCCAGGGCTTTTGGTTCAGATACCTGCAGGGAAAGGAAAGATTGTGGAGTTTGGGAATATGCAGACAAGTGGCGCTTCCATATTTGTCCATGCCATAATCTATTTTTGCCTCATCACCATCTTCCTCATAGTCATTGGAGTTCATGTCTACACTGGTTGa
- the LOC107417991 gene encoding MADS-box transcription factor 14 isoform X2 — translation MGRGKVELKRIENPTTRQVTFSKRRNGLLKKAFELSILCDAEIALLIFSPAGKVYQYASHDMDRIIGRYRREVGLPESDSLRCRTVEFWRNEIEETKRTTENLERRLRHLSGEDLLRLGMKELKQLERQLKIGVERIRSKKRRMFTEHINLLKRRVCFINEKENIRYSHRDLQEENTRLHKELLDDQLHDSAAAASASATSGLILGSVNAFPSFLLG, via the exons atgggGAGAGGAAAAGTGGAGCTGAAAAGAATAGAGAACCCAACAACCAGGCAGGTGACCTTCTCAAAGAGAAGAAATGGGCTTCTGAAAAAAGCTTTCGAGCTCTCGATCCTCTGTGATGCTGAAATTGCCCTTCTCATCTTCTCTCCAGCTGGAAAGGTTTACCAATATGCTAGCCATGA CATGGATAGGATTATTGGGAGGTATAGGAGAGAAGTTGGACTGCCTGAATCTGATAGCCTGCGCTGTAGAACCGTGGag TTTTGGAGGAATGAAATTGAAGAGACCAAAAGAACAACGGAAAACTTGGAAAGAAGACTGAG GCACTTAAGCGGTGAAGATCTATTAAGGTTGGGAATGAAAGAGTTAAAACAGCTCGAACGACAATTGAAGATTGGGGTTGAACGCATCCGTTCCAAAAAG AGAAGGATGTTCACAGAGCACATCAACTTGCTGAAAAGGAGGGTGtgttttattaatgaaaaagagAATATTAGATACTCA CATAGAGACTTGCAAGAGGAGAACACACGACTCCATAAAGAA TTGCTTGATGATCAACTGCATGATTCTGCTGCTGCCGCTTCTGCTTCTGCAACCTCAGGATTAATTTTGGGATCAGTTAATGCATTTCCAAG CTTTCTTCTGGGTTGA
- the LOC107418031 gene encoding mediator of RNA polymerase II transcription subunit 30: MEKKTGNASSAITSPKTTQELAIEGQKHVEETIESAFLILSSMNDELCNPTLWSTISSSSSPSSTTTAPPNGHSTYSNGDASASDGAAAHHHGELGGGGGGGTVGALGEAQFRYKSSVASLRAILAAIPNSHKAKAFETAATGSLPPSEQAEIENLEERASNLRKELAKKNADLKILIDQLRDLIADISTWQSPCSD; encoded by the exons ATGGAGAAGAAGACCGGTAACGCATCGTCGGCGATAACAAGCCCTAAGACGACGCAAGAGCTAGCGATTGAAGGACAGAAGCATGTAGAAGAGACCATAGAGTCCGCTTTCCTGATCTTGTCCTCCATGAATGATGAGCTCTGCAATCCCACCTTGTGGTCCACcatttcctcttcttcttctccttcatcgACTACCACTGCGCCTCCCAACGGCCATTCCACTTACTCAAACGGCGATGCCTCTGCTTCTGACGGTGCTGCTGCACATCATCATGGAGAGTTgggcggtggtggtggtggtggtactGTAGGCGCCCTCGGCGAGGCTCAGTTTCGGTACAAAAGCTCCGTGGCTTCGCTTCGTGCCATTCTCGCTGCAATTCCCAACTCTCACAAG gCCAAAGCTTTTGAAACAGCTGCAACTGGTTCATTGCCCCCATCAGAACAAGCTGAAATAGAGAACTTGGAAGAGCGAGCCTCCAATCTGAGAAAG GAGCTAGCAAAGAAGAATGCAGATCTCAAGATTCTCATAGATCAACTGCGAGACCTCATTGCTGACATATCTACATGGCAAAGTCCATGTTCAGACTGA
- the LOC107417991 gene encoding truncated transcription factor CAULIFLOWER D isoform X4 has translation MGRGKVELKRIENPTTRQVTFSKRRNGLLKKAFELSILCDAEIALLIFSPAGKVYQYASHDMDRIIGRYRREVGLPESDSLRCRTVEFWRNEIEETKRTTENLERRLRHLSGEDLLRLGMKELKQLERQLKIGVERIRSKKRRMFTEHINLLKRRHRDLQEENTRLHKELLDDQLHDSAAAASASATSGLILGSVNAFPSFLLG, from the exons atgggGAGAGGAAAAGTGGAGCTGAAAAGAATAGAGAACCCAACAACCAGGCAGGTGACCTTCTCAAAGAGAAGAAATGGGCTTCTGAAAAAAGCTTTCGAGCTCTCGATCCTCTGTGATGCTGAAATTGCCCTTCTCATCTTCTCTCCAGCTGGAAAGGTTTACCAATATGCTAGCCATGA CATGGATAGGATTATTGGGAGGTATAGGAGAGAAGTTGGACTGCCTGAATCTGATAGCCTGCGCTGTAGAACCGTGGag TTTTGGAGGAATGAAATTGAAGAGACCAAAAGAACAACGGAAAACTTGGAAAGAAGACTGAG GCACTTAAGCGGTGAAGATCTATTAAGGTTGGGAATGAAAGAGTTAAAACAGCTCGAACGACAATTGAAGATTGGGGTTGAACGCATCCGTTCCAAAAAG AGAAGGATGTTCACAGAGCACATCAACTTGCTGAAAAGGAGG CATAGAGACTTGCAAGAGGAGAACACACGACTCCATAAAGAA TTGCTTGATGATCAACTGCATGATTCTGCTGCTGCCGCTTCTGCTTCTGCAACCTCAGGATTAATTTTGGGATCAGTTAATGCATTTCCAAG CTTTCTTCTGGGTTGA
- the LOC107418012 gene encoding uncharacterized protein LOC107418012: MMDWAPILIGLLLFILLSPGLLFQLPGNTRRVEFGSFTTNGKAILVHTLIFFTIFTILTLAVRVHIYTG, encoded by the coding sequence ATGATGGATTGGGCACCAATTTTAATTGGGTTATTGCTGTTCATATTGCTATCACCAGGGCTACTCTTCCAGCTACCAGGAAACACTCGCCGTGTGGAATTTGGGAGCTTCACAACCAATGGGAAAGCCATACTCGTCCACACTCTTATTTTCTTTACCATCTTCACCATCCTCACATTGGCTGTTAGAGTCCATATTTATACAGGCTAA
- the LOC107417991 gene encoding truncated transcription factor CAULIFLOWER D isoform X3: MGRGKVELKRIENPTTRQVTFSKRRNGLLKKAFELSILCDAEIALLIFSPAGKVYQYASHDMDRIIGRYRREVGLPESDSLRCRTVEFWRNEIEETKRTTENLERRLRHLSGEDLLRLGMKELKQLERQLKIGVERIRSKKRRMFTEHINLLKRRHRDLQEENTRLHKEVKLLDDQLHDSAAAASASATSGLILGSVNAFPSFLLG, translated from the exons atgggGAGAGGAAAAGTGGAGCTGAAAAGAATAGAGAACCCAACAACCAGGCAGGTGACCTTCTCAAAGAGAAGAAATGGGCTTCTGAAAAAAGCTTTCGAGCTCTCGATCCTCTGTGATGCTGAAATTGCCCTTCTCATCTTCTCTCCAGCTGGAAAGGTTTACCAATATGCTAGCCATGA CATGGATAGGATTATTGGGAGGTATAGGAGAGAAGTTGGACTGCCTGAATCTGATAGCCTGCGCTGTAGAACCGTGGag TTTTGGAGGAATGAAATTGAAGAGACCAAAAGAACAACGGAAAACTTGGAAAGAAGACTGAG GCACTTAAGCGGTGAAGATCTATTAAGGTTGGGAATGAAAGAGTTAAAACAGCTCGAACGACAATTGAAGATTGGGGTTGAACGCATCCGTTCCAAAAAG AGAAGGATGTTCACAGAGCACATCAACTTGCTGAAAAGGAGG CATAGAGACTTGCAAGAGGAGAACACACGACTCCATAAAGAA GTTAAGTTGCTTGATGATCAACTGCATGATTCTGCTGCTGCCGCTTCTGCTTCTGCAACCTCAGGATTAATTTTGGGATCAGTTAATGCATTTCCAAG CTTTCTTCTGGGTTGA
- the LOC107417998 gene encoding CBS domain-containing protein CBSCBSPB1 — translation MSNSSRRSFSLPSSSLGKKKGSDNAGPDSGRKSFQSSRGLVIERTVKRLRLSKALTVPESTTVQDACKRMAARRVDALLLTDSNVLLCGILTDKDIATRVIARELNLEETPVSKVMTRNPVFVLSDTLAVEALQKMVQGKFRHLPVVENGEVIAMLDIAKCLYDAIARMERAAEKGKAIAAAVEGVEKHWGTSISGPNTFIETLRERMFKPSLSTIIPENSKVVTVSPTETVLMATKKMLELRASSAVVLVDNKPRGILTSKDILMRVIAQNAPPESTLIEKVMTPNPECATVDTPIVDALHTMHEGKFLHLPVIDRDGSVVAVVDVIHITHAAVATVGSSAGVTNEAASSMMQKFWDSAMALGPVEDEEDSHSEGSLKLASDGAETGRSLTFMQQSLPNTFAFKIQDKKGRMHRFTCDTRSLTDVITAIVQRVGGDIDRNNLPQLLYEDEDHDKVILASDNDLAAAVEHARQAGWKGLKLHLDYSGTNDKKKGDDLGSMDFAQKDAWASAYSAAAAGAALVAGLSVLAYLKRYGN, via the exons ATGAGCAATTCATCCCGAAGAAGTTTTAGTTTGCCGAGCTCATCGTTGGGAAAGAAGAAAGGGAGTGATAATGCAGGTCCTGATTCCGGACGGAAATCCTTTCAATCTTCCAG AGGACTAGTCATAGAGCGCACAGTAAAAAGATTGCGGCTGTCTAAGGCTTTGACAGTACCTGAAAGTACTACTGTCCAAGATGCTTGCAAACGAATGGCTGCTCGTAGAGTTGATGCCTTGTTGCTGACCGATTCAAATGTATTGCTTTGTGGAATCCTCACAGACAAG GATATAGCAACAAGAGTTATAGCTCGTGAACTTAATCTTGAGGAGACTCCTGTCTCTAAGGTCATGACACGGAACCCAGTTTTTGTTCTTTCTGACACTCTTGCTGTGGAAGCCCTACAGAAGATGGTACAAG GAAAATTCAGACATTTGCCTGTTGTGGAGAACGGAGAGGTCATTGCTATGCTTGATATAGCCAAGTGTCTATATGATGCTATAGCTCGCATGGAAAGGGCGGCTGAAAAAGGGAAGGCCATTGCTGCTGCCGTTGAAGGTGTAGAAAAACATTGGGGAACATCTATTTCTG GTCCAAATACTTTTATTGAGACACTTCGAGAGAGGATGTTTAAGCCATCTTTGTCTACAATCATCCCTGAGAATTCAAA GGTTGTAACAGTTTCACCAACAGAAACAGTTCTAATGGCGACAAAGAAGATGCTTGAATTGCGAGCGAGCTCAGCAGTTGTTCTGGTTGATAATAAACCACGGGGAATTCTTAC TTCAAAGGATATCTTGATGAGGGTAATAGCACAAAATGCTCCTCCCGAGTCTACTCTTATAGAGAAG GTCATGACGCCAAATCCAGAATGTGCTACTGTTGATACGCCAATTGTTGATGCACTGCACACCATGCATGAAGGGAAATTTTTGCACCTTCCTGTAATAGATAGGG ATGGGAGTGTAGTTGCTGTTGTTGATGTGATTCACATCACTCATGCAGCTGTGGCCACA GTTGGAAGCTCTGCTGGAGTTACTAATGAAGCTGCTAGCTCGATGATGCAGAAGTTTTGGGATTCTGCCATGGCTTTAGGTCCTGTTGAGGATGAGGAGGATTCACACAG TGAAGGATCCTTGAAATTGGCTTCTGATGGAGCAGAGACTGGGAGGTCCCTTACCTTTATGCAACAAAGCTTGCCTAATACATTCGCATTCAAAATCCAAGATAAAAAGGGCCGAATGCATAGATTTACTTGTG ATACACGAAGTTTGACAGATGTGATAACCGCTATCGTTCAGAGGGTCGGCGGTGACATTGACCGAAACAACCTGCCTCAACTTTTG TACGAAGATGAAGACCATGATAAAGTCATATTAGCATCAGATAATGATCTTGCAGCGGCTGTGGAACATGCAAGGCAAGCTGGTTGGAAG GGCTTGAAGTTGCATTTAGATTATTCAGGAACAAACGACAAAAAGAAAGGTGACGATTTAGGAAGTATGGATTTTGCTCAAAAGGATGCATGGGCATCTGCATATAGTGCTGCTGCAGCTGGGGCTGCCCTGGTTGCTGGGTTAAGTGTTTTAGCATATCTGAAGAGATACGGTAACTGA
- the LOC107417991 gene encoding truncated transcription factor CAULIFLOWER D isoform X5 has product MGRGKVELKRIENPTTRQVTFSKRRNGLLKKAFELSILCDAEIALLIFSPAGKVYQYASHDMDRIIGRYRREVGLPESDSLRCRTVEFWRNEIEETKRTTENLERRLRHLSGEDLLRLGMKELKQLERQLKIGVERIRSKKHRDLQEENTRLHKEVKLLDDQLHDSAAAASASATSGLILGSVNAFPSFLLG; this is encoded by the exons atgggGAGAGGAAAAGTGGAGCTGAAAAGAATAGAGAACCCAACAACCAGGCAGGTGACCTTCTCAAAGAGAAGAAATGGGCTTCTGAAAAAAGCTTTCGAGCTCTCGATCCTCTGTGATGCTGAAATTGCCCTTCTCATCTTCTCTCCAGCTGGAAAGGTTTACCAATATGCTAGCCATGA CATGGATAGGATTATTGGGAGGTATAGGAGAGAAGTTGGACTGCCTGAATCTGATAGCCTGCGCTGTAGAACCGTGGag TTTTGGAGGAATGAAATTGAAGAGACCAAAAGAACAACGGAAAACTTGGAAAGAAGACTGAG GCACTTAAGCGGTGAAGATCTATTAAGGTTGGGAATGAAAGAGTTAAAACAGCTCGAACGACAATTGAAGATTGGGGTTGAACGCATCCGTTCCAAAAAG CATAGAGACTTGCAAGAGGAGAACACACGACTCCATAAAGAA GTTAAGTTGCTTGATGATCAACTGCATGATTCTGCTGCTGCCGCTTCTGCTTCTGCAACCTCAGGATTAATTTTGGGATCAGTTAATGCATTTCCAAG CTTTCTTCTGGGTTGA
- the LOC107418029 gene encoding non-specific phospholipase C6: MGGSKTRPPTRQPFSFSCIFLLFLTLSLTSQKTHFVVGQTQQPIKTIVVLVMENRSFDHMLGWMKKAVNPAINGVTGDECNPVSTKNPKPESICFTDDAEFVDPDPGHSFEAVEQQVFGSSSFPSMNGFVEQALSLSQNLSETVMKGFRPESIPVYTALVRELAVFDRWFSSIPGPTQPNRLFVYSATSHGSTSHVKKQLAQGYPQKTIFDSLHENHVDFGVYFQNIPTTLFYRNMRKLKFIFKFHQFGLKFKKDARKGKLPRFTVIEPAYFDLKGMPANDDHPSHDVANGQKLVKEVYEALRASPQWNETLLVITYDEHGGFFDHVKTPFVNVPNPDGNTGPAPYFFKFDRLGVRVPTIMVSPWIKKGTVISGPKGPTPNSEFEHSSIPATVKKMFNLSSNFLTHRDAWAGTFEHVVGELSSPRTDCPETLPDVTPLRSTEAKENGGLSEFQGEVVQLAGVLNGDHFLSSFPDEMSKKMSVKEAHEYVKGAVSRFIRASKEAIKLGADESAIVDMRSSLTTRSSIHN; this comes from the exons ATGGGAGGTTCCAAAACCAGGCCGCCGACAAGGCagccattttcattttcctGCATTTTCTTACTGTTTCTCACCCTTTCATTGACTTCTCAGAAAACCCATTTTGTTGTTGGCCAAACACAGCAGCCCATCAAAACAATTGTGGTTTTGGTGATGGAAAACCGTTCCTTTGATCACATGCTTGGGTGGATGAAGAAAGCTGTTAACCCAGCTATCAATGGGGTTACAGGCGATGAATGCAACCCGGTTTCCACTAAGAATCCGAAACCAGAATCAATTTGTTTCACTGATGATGCTGAGTTCGTGGATCCGGATCCGGGGCACTCATTTGAAGCAGTTGAGCAACAGGTATTTGGCTCTAGTTCTTTTCCTTCCATGAATGGCTTTGTAGAACAAGCACTGTCTCTGTCTCAGAACCTCTCTGAAACTGTAATGAAAGGTTTTAGACCTGAATCTATACCAGTTTATACCGCTTTGGTTCGTGAATTAGCTGTGTTTGATAGATGGTTCTCTTCAATTCCTGGTCCAACCCAACCCAATAGGCTCTTTGTCTACTCTGCTACTTCTCATGGTTCAACAAGCCATGTCAAGAAGCAGCTGGCTCAAGGTTACCCACAAAAGACCATCTTTGATTCCCTCCATGAGAATCACGTGGACTTTGGGGTTTACTTTCAGAACATACCAACAACTCTTTTCTATAGGAATATGAGGAAATTGAAGTTCATATTCAAGTTTCATCAATTTGGTTTGAAGTTCAAGAAAGATGCTAGAAAAGGGAAACTACCAAGATTTACAGTAATTGAACCGGCATATTTTGATCTTAAGGGAATGCCTGCAAACGATGATCACCCTTCTCATGATGTTGCTAATGGGCAAAAGTTAGTTAAGGAGGTTTATGAGGCGTTGAGAGCAAGTCCTCAGTGGAATGAGACCCTTTTGGTTATTACATATGATGAGCATGGTGGATTCTTTGATCACGTCAAGACTCCTTTTGTCAATGTACCTAACCCAGATGGGAACACAGGCCCAGCACCTTATTTCTTCAAATTCGACCGGCTTGGTGTTCGTGTTCCGACAATTATGGTCTCTCCTTGGATCAAGAAAGGGACTG TTATCAGTGGTCCAAAGGGACCTACTCCAAACTCTGAGTTTGAGCACTCTTCAATTCCTGCAACCGTCAAGAAGATGTTCAACCTTTCCTCGAACTTCTTGACTCATAGAGATGCATGGGCAGGGACATTTGAGCATGTTGTTGGGGAATTGTCTTCTCCAAGGACGGACTGTCCAG AGACCTTGCCAGATGTGACACCTTTGAGGAGTACGGAAGCAAAGGAAAATGGCGGATTATCTGAGTTTCAGGGTGAGGTAGTACAATTGGCTGGGGTTCTTAATGGTGATCACTTCCTGAGCAGCTTCCCCGATGAAATGAGCAAGAAGATGAGCGTGAAGGAGGCTCATGAATATGTGAAAGGTGCTGTTTCAAGGTTCATAAGGGCAAGCAAAGAGGCGATCAAGTTGGGGGCAGATGAGTCAGCAATTGTAGATATGAGATCCTCCCTCACAACCAGATCTTCCATCCACAACTAA